A genomic segment from Actinoplanes sichuanensis encodes:
- a CDS encoding DUF1028 domain-containing protein, which translates to MTFSIVARSADGTVHGVAVASKFLGVGAAVPAALADVGAVATQSYANLAYRPQALTLLGTGVTATGTVQALTAGDGGPVTHRQVGVVGVEGPGATFTGDQCHPWAGGVAGDGYAIQGNMLAGPDVVGDMEATWLAGAGQPRLPFRLLDALRAGDLAGGDRRGRQSAALLVVAKGMGYGGTSDVLVDLRVDDHPDPVTELARLLELHTLYFERPDPATLIPLSGDVADEVRTRLAKAGHTADDLDEALASWAGVENLEERIVAGAIDPLVLAQLRAAAQAG; encoded by the coding sequence ATGACCTTCTCGATCGTCGCCCGTTCCGCGGACGGGACCGTGCACGGCGTGGCCGTGGCCAGCAAGTTCCTCGGTGTCGGTGCGGCTGTCCCGGCCGCTCTGGCCGACGTCGGCGCGGTGGCCACCCAGTCGTACGCGAACCTCGCCTACCGTCCGCAGGCCCTCACGCTGCTCGGCACCGGGGTGACCGCGACCGGCACGGTCCAGGCGCTGACCGCCGGCGACGGTGGACCGGTCACGCACCGGCAGGTCGGGGTGGTCGGCGTCGAGGGGCCGGGTGCCACGTTCACCGGCGATCAGTGTCATCCGTGGGCCGGTGGGGTCGCCGGGGACGGTTACGCGATCCAGGGCAACATGCTGGCCGGTCCCGACGTGGTCGGCGACATGGAGGCCACCTGGCTGGCCGGTGCCGGTCAGCCGCGGCTGCCGTTCCGGCTGCTCGACGCGCTGCGCGCCGGGGACCTGGCCGGCGGCGACCGGCGCGGGCGGCAGAGCGCCGCGCTGCTGGTCGTGGCGAAGGGCATGGGGTACGGCGGGACCAGCGACGTTCTGGTCGACCTCCGGGTCGACGACCACCCGGACCCGGTCACCGAACTGGCCCGCCTGCTGGAGTTGCACACCCTCTACTTCGAGCGCCCCGACCCGGCCACGCTGATCCCGCTGTCCGGTGACGTCGCCGACGAGGTCCGCACCAGGCTCGCGAAGGCCGGCCACACCGCCGACGACCTGGACGAGGCGCTGGCGAGCTGGGCCGGTGTCGAGAACCTGGAGGAGCGGATCGTGGCGGGCGCCATCGACCCGCTGGTGCTGGCCCAGCTACGGGCGGCGGCTCAGGCCGGGTGA
- a CDS encoding endonuclease I family protein gives MPNSTSPRRVLTVLAAGVLALASTPVAAPAVAADADYYDAARGLSGERLKDALHGIISTGATTITYHQVWDALRVTDEDPGNRADVMLFYSGFSRSKSRNGGGKGQWNREHVWPQSHGNLTTNPGPGTDLHHLRPEDPEVNGDRGNKDFDVSDKPYDKAPGNRVDGDSWEPRDAVKGDVARMVFYMAVRYEDRRKDLEVSESVVRDNKKPELGRLSVLKVWHDRDPVDASERRRNEIIFERYQHNRNPFIDHPEWVDSIF, from the coding sequence GTGCCCAATTCGACCTCGCCGCGCCGCGTGCTGACGGTGCTCGCCGCCGGGGTGCTCGCCCTGGCCTCGACCCCGGTCGCCGCACCGGCCGTGGCCGCGGACGCCGACTACTACGACGCGGCGCGCGGCCTGTCCGGCGAACGCCTGAAGGACGCCCTGCACGGCATCATCTCGACGGGGGCGACGACCATCACGTACCACCAGGTGTGGGACGCCCTCAGGGTGACCGACGAGGACCCGGGCAACCGGGCCGACGTGATGCTGTTCTATTCGGGATTCAGCCGTTCCAAGAGTCGCAACGGCGGCGGTAAGGGCCAGTGGAACCGTGAACACGTCTGGCCACAGTCACACGGCAACCTCACCACCAATCCCGGCCCCGGCACCGACCTGCATCATCTGCGGCCGGAGGATCCCGAGGTGAACGGAGACCGCGGCAACAAAGACTTCGACGTCAGCGACAAGCCCTACGACAAGGCACCCGGTAACCGGGTCGACGGTGACTCCTGGGAGCCGCGGGACGCGGTCAAGGGTGATGTCGCACGGATGGTCTTCTACATGGCCGTGCGGTATGAGGATCGGCGCAAGGACCTGGAGGTCTCCGAATCCGTCGTCCGCGACAACAAGAAGCCGGAGCTGGGTCGGCTCTCGGTGTTGAAGGTGTGGCACGACCGGGATCCGGTGGATGCGTCCGAGCGGCGCCGCAACGAGATCATCTTCGAGCGGTACCAGCACAACCGGAACCCGTTCATCGACCACCCGGAGTGGGTCGACTCGATCTTCTGA
- a CDS encoding dihydrolipoamide acetyltransferase family protein, which produces MTAPSKATDTRTFVLPDLGEGLTEAEIVRWLVTEGDIIVVDQPIVEVETAKAMVEVPSPHAGRVATRHAAEGTTLDVGAPLITVAPPAETSLAAETYREEERAGSGNVLIGYGTTPGPAASARHRRPRNPRPSAPEPPSRPAAPKVASPLVRRLARENGVDLSALRGTGPDGVITRQDVESASTTTPRTVEAPMVTPTAGNGERRVALNGFRKQVAAVLSRSRAEIPEATVWVDVDATALWELRERGRGKPGAPGLLAYIARFTVAALREYPVFNARLDTERQEIVELDRIHLGIAVQSPRGLVVPAVTGAETMTATSLDAAIRDVTARALRGESTPAELSAGTFTLNNYGAFRVDGSAAIINHPQVAMLGLGRIIDRPWVIDGALAVRKIAQLSFVFDHRVCDGGAAAGFLRAVADAMEDPSSALARL; this is translated from the coding sequence GTGACCGCCCCGAGCAAGGCCACCGACACTCGCACCTTCGTGCTGCCGGACCTCGGCGAAGGACTGACCGAGGCGGAGATCGTCCGCTGGCTCGTCACCGAGGGCGACATCATCGTCGTGGACCAGCCGATCGTCGAGGTGGAGACCGCGAAGGCGATGGTCGAGGTTCCGTCACCGCACGCCGGCCGGGTCGCCACCCGGCACGCGGCCGAGGGCACCACCCTCGACGTCGGCGCGCCACTGATCACGGTCGCTCCCCCGGCTGAGACGTCGCTCGCGGCGGAGACCTACCGCGAGGAGGAACGGGCCGGATCGGGCAACGTCCTCATCGGGTACGGGACCACACCCGGCCCGGCCGCGTCCGCCCGGCACCGTCGGCCCCGTAATCCACGGCCCTCCGCCCCCGAGCCGCCGAGCCGCCCGGCCGCCCCGAAGGTCGCGTCGCCACTGGTCCGGAGACTGGCCCGGGAGAACGGCGTCGACCTGTCGGCGCTGCGCGGCACCGGGCCGGACGGCGTCATCACCCGCCAGGACGTCGAATCGGCGTCTACCACGACACCGCGGACCGTCGAGGCCCCGATGGTCACGCCCACGGCCGGCAACGGGGAGCGGCGGGTCGCGCTCAACGGGTTCCGGAAGCAGGTGGCGGCCGTGCTCAGCCGCAGCCGGGCCGAGATCCCCGAGGCCACGGTGTGGGTGGACGTCGACGCGACCGCCCTCTGGGAACTACGCGAACGCGGTCGGGGCAAACCCGGTGCACCGGGTCTGCTGGCGTACATCGCGCGGTTCACGGTGGCCGCGCTGCGGGAGTATCCGGTGTTCAACGCGCGCCTCGACACCGAACGGCAGGAGATCGTCGAACTCGACCGGATCCACCTCGGCATCGCGGTGCAGAGTCCTCGCGGCCTGGTGGTGCCCGCGGTGACCGGCGCGGAGACGATGACGGCGACCAGCCTGGACGCGGCGATCCGGGACGTGACGGCCCGGGCGCTACGCGGCGAGTCGACACCGGCGGAACTGTCGGCGGGGACGTTCACGCTGAACAACTACGGCGCGTTCCGAGTCGACGGCAGCGCGGCGATCATCAACCATCCGCAGGTGGCCATGCTCGGGCTCGGGCGGATCATCGACCGGCCCTGGGTGATCGACGGTGCTCTGGCCGTACGAAAGATCGCACAGTTGTCCTTTGTTTTTGATCATCGGGTGTGTGACGGCGGTGCGGCGGCCGGTTTCCTGCGTGCCGTGGCCGACGCGATGGAGGACCCGTCGTCGGCGCTGGCACGGCTGTGA
- a CDS encoding efflux RND transporter periplasmic adaptor subunit, translating into MKVRLSRHPSLVVNAVIGVVLVAGAYTVYETFSGTDDGATAATAAERTVTVQQGTVTKTATADGTLESASTASATFETSGTVTSISVKVGDKVKKGQVLAKVDPAAAQRSLDAAEADLDAAQDALDRAEDAGSDTSDAENQVTEANLAVDEAEAAVEGTTLTAPMAGTVTAVNGTLGGSASGSSSSSSSSGSSGGGSQGGGSSSSSTSSSSSSGFVEIADLTKMQVSASFAEADATSLKDGQVATVTWNALSGTSQSAKVAAIDPSATTSNSVVTYGVTLTLDKVPTGAKVGQTVSVSVTTGSKENVVLVNAAAITTVGNRHTVTVVANGVQENRSVEIGLEGDSATEVTSGLTAGEQVVVKTTSTSTGSGTQQGGGFPGGGTGFGGGGFNGGGAAPGGGGRTR; encoded by the coding sequence ATGAAGGTACGTCTGAGCCGCCACCCGTCGTTGGTGGTCAACGCCGTGATCGGCGTAGTGCTCGTCGCCGGGGCCTATACGGTGTACGAGACATTTTCCGGGACCGACGACGGGGCGACGGCCGCGACGGCCGCCGAGCGGACTGTCACCGTCCAGCAGGGCACGGTCACCAAGACCGCGACCGCGGACGGCACGCTGGAGAGCGCCAGCACCGCCAGCGCCACCTTCGAGACCAGCGGCACGGTCACCTCGATCAGCGTGAAGGTCGGTGACAAGGTCAAGAAGGGCCAGGTCCTGGCCAAGGTCGACCCGGCCGCCGCCCAGCGCTCCCTGGACGCCGCCGAGGCCGACCTGGACGCCGCCCAGGACGCGCTGGACCGGGCCGAGGACGCCGGTTCGGACACCTCCGACGCCGAGAACCAGGTGACCGAGGCGAACCTCGCGGTCGACGAGGCCGAGGCGGCGGTCGAGGGCACCACACTGACCGCCCCGATGGCCGGCACCGTCACCGCGGTCAACGGCACGCTCGGCGGCTCGGCCTCCGGAAGCAGCTCGTCCAGCTCGTCGTCCGGCTCCTCCGGCGGCGGCTCTCAGGGCGGCGGCTCCAGCAGTTCGTCGACATCGAGCAGCAGCAGCAGCGGCTTCGTCGAGATCGCCGACCTCACTAAGATGCAGGTGTCGGCCAGTTTCGCCGAGGCCGACGCGACGAGCCTCAAGGACGGCCAGGTCGCCACGGTCACCTGGAACGCGTTGAGCGGCACCTCGCAGAGTGCCAAGGTGGCCGCCATCGACCCGTCCGCGACCACGTCCAACAGCGTGGTCACCTACGGCGTCACGCTCACCCTGGACAAGGTGCCCACCGGCGCCAAGGTCGGCCAGACGGTCTCGGTCTCGGTCACCACCGGCTCCAAGGAGAACGTCGTCCTGGTCAACGCGGCCGCGATCACCACGGTCGGCAACCGGCACACGGTCACCGTGGTCGCCAACGGCGTCCAGGAGAACCGGTCGGTGGAGATCGGCCTGGAGGGCGACAGCGCGACCGAGGTCACCTCCGGGCTCACCGCGGGCGAGCAGGTCGTCGTCAAGACCACCTCGACGAGTACGGGCAGCGGCACCCAGCAGGGCGGCGGATTCCCCGGTGGCGGCACCGGGTTCGGCGGCGGTGGCTTCAACGGTGGCGGCGCTGCTCCCGGTGGCGGTGGGAGGACCCGATGA
- a CDS encoding alpha-ketoacid dehydrogenase subunit beta codes for MPEKLTMATALNRAMRDAMRADPSVVVFGEDVGPLGGVFRVTDGLSAEFGEQRCFDTPLAESGILGMAIGMAMNGMRPVVEMQFDAFAYPAFEQLVSHAAKMRNRTRGRVEVPLVIRVPYAGGIGGVEHHCDSSEAYYAHTPGLHVIAPSDPADAYRLLREAIESADPVVFLEPKKLYFSKVEADLTAPVPPIGKAVIRRPGTDATLIAYGPAVPVALEAAEAAAQEGRSLQVVDLRSIVPFDDETVCAAVRSTGRAVVVAEAAGFASVSSEVVARVTERCFHSLHAPIRRVTGFDIPYPPPKLEHVHLPSVDRILDAVDELQWEYA; via the coding sequence ATGCCGGAGAAACTCACCATGGCCACCGCCCTGAACCGGGCGATGCGGGACGCGATGCGCGCCGACCCGTCGGTCGTCGTGTTCGGCGAGGACGTCGGCCCACTCGGCGGGGTGTTCCGGGTGACCGACGGGCTGTCGGCCGAGTTCGGGGAACAGCGCTGCTTCGACACGCCGCTCGCCGAGTCGGGGATCCTCGGGATGGCGATCGGGATGGCGATGAACGGCATGCGCCCGGTCGTCGAGATGCAGTTCGACGCGTTCGCGTATCCGGCGTTCGAGCAGCTGGTCAGCCACGCGGCGAAGATGCGCAACCGGACCCGTGGCCGGGTGGAGGTGCCGCTGGTCATCCGGGTGCCGTATGCCGGTGGGATCGGCGGGGTCGAGCATCACTGCGACTCGTCCGAGGCCTACTACGCGCACACGCCGGGCCTGCACGTGATCGCTCCGTCGGATCCGGCTGACGCGTACCGACTGCTCCGCGAAGCGATCGAATCCGCCGACCCGGTCGTCTTCCTGGAGCCGAAGAAGCTGTACTTCTCGAAGGTCGAGGCGGATCTGACCGCCCCGGTGCCGCCGATCGGCAAGGCGGTGATCCGCCGGCCGGGCACCGACGCCACGCTGATCGCCTACGGGCCGGCCGTGCCGGTGGCGCTGGAGGCCGCCGAAGCCGCCGCCCAGGAGGGCCGCAGTCTGCAGGTGGTCGACCTGCGCTCGATCGTGCCGTTCGACGACGAGACGGTGTGCGCGGCGGTCCGGTCGACCGGGCGGGCCGTCGTGGTGGCCGAGGCGGCCGGGTTCGCCAGTGTGTCGTCGGAGGTGGTGGCTCGGGTCACGGAACGCTGCTTCCATTCGCTGCACGCCCCGATCCGGCGGGTGACCGGCTTCGACATCCCCTACCCGCCGCCGAAACTGGAACACGTCCACCTCCCGTCGGTCGACCGCATCCTCGACGCCGTCGACGAACTGCAGTGGGAGTACGCGTGA
- a CDS encoding ABC transporter permease translates to MNFFEVVRFSLRGLSANKLRSALTMLGILIGVAAVILLVAVGNGSAKAISDRIEALGTNTITVMSTGRGGSSSTALTKDMADALVDPELAPDVKSVSPVVSSSSATMTYEGTDHSVATFVGTTPSWFAASTTPVGRGSAFSADDVDQGRRVVVIGQTVAEELFPGVDPIDKQVTVGGALFTIVGVLAEKSSTGFNDSNDTAVAPLTAVQQVLTGYGALTSIIVEAADPEKVDAAQSEVSTILNQKLDVDSSSSSTPYRIQNASSLLETQTETADTFTTLLGAVAAISLLVGGIGITNIMLVTVTERTREIGIRKALGAPRRVILTQFLIEASLLSVLGGALGVAAALIGSQFEIVGVKPVIVPSSIGYAVGVSIAIGLFFGGLPAARAARLRPIDALRYE, encoded by the coding sequence GTGAACTTCTTCGAGGTAGTCCGCTTCTCGCTGCGCGGCCTGTCGGCCAACAAGTTGCGCTCCGCCCTGACCATGCTCGGCATCCTGATCGGTGTCGCCGCGGTCATCCTGCTGGTGGCGGTCGGTAACGGCTCGGCCAAGGCGATCAGCGACCGGATCGAGGCGCTCGGCACCAACACCATCACCGTGATGAGCACCGGCCGCGGCGGATCCAGCAGCACCGCGCTCACCAAGGACATGGCCGACGCACTGGTCGACCCGGAGCTGGCGCCGGACGTCAAGTCGGTGTCGCCGGTGGTCAGCTCGTCGTCGGCGACGATGACCTACGAGGGCACCGACCACTCGGTGGCCACGTTCGTCGGCACCACCCCGTCCTGGTTCGCCGCGTCCACCACCCCGGTCGGGCGGGGCTCGGCGTTCAGCGCGGACGACGTCGACCAGGGCCGGCGGGTGGTGGTGATCGGGCAGACCGTGGCCGAGGAACTCTTCCCCGGCGTCGACCCGATCGACAAGCAGGTCACCGTGGGCGGCGCGCTGTTCACCATCGTCGGGGTGCTGGCGGAGAAGAGCTCCACCGGCTTCAACGACTCCAACGACACCGCGGTCGCCCCGCTCACCGCGGTGCAGCAGGTGCTCACCGGGTACGGCGCGCTCACCTCGATCATCGTGGAGGCCGCCGACCCCGAAAAGGTGGACGCCGCCCAGTCCGAGGTGTCCACGATCCTCAACCAGAAGCTGGACGTCGACTCGTCGTCGAGCAGCACCCCGTACCGGATCCAGAACGCGTCCTCGCTGCTGGAGACCCAGACCGAGACCGCCGACACGTTCACCACCCTGCTCGGGGCGGTGGCCGCGATCAGCCTGCTCGTCGGCGGCATCGGCATCACCAACATCATGCTCGTCACGGTGACCGAGCGGACCCGGGAGATCGGCATCCGCAAGGCCCTCGGCGCGCCCCGCCGGGTCATCCTGACCCAGTTCCTGATCGAGGCGAGTCTGTTGAGTGTGCTGGGCGGCGCCCTCGGGGTGGCCGCCGCCCTGATCGGGAGCCAGTTCGAGATCGTCGGCGTGAAACCGGTGATCGTGCCCAGTTCGATCGGATACGCCGTCGGCGTGTCCATCGCGATCGGCCTGTTCTTCGGCGGCCTGCCCGCCGCCCGCGCCGCCCGACTGCGTCCCATCGACGCGCTGCGCTACGAGTGA
- a CDS encoding helix-turn-helix transcriptional regulator — MPSLHGREALLTAIDARLSAGGGVVLQGPPGIGRTALLDAVADQAAARGELVLRLRPARGERVLAYAGVADLLRQVPPEAIAALAPAPRHSLAALRQGRPSRTGVPALARRLVLPELLAHCARPGPVLIVLDDAQWLDPESAELISFAMRRRPGARVRMLAAERRPGPSRAIRLCPAPAIELAVPPLSPDDLTALLESRGLPCRTASQLHRASGGNPFLALELGGAVARGPSWRPAPLPETVREMARERLALMPADVAETLLTAALATEPTIGLMLRAGRDDAARELRVAVAAGVVEVSGERIRFTPPMLAQVLAEETPAADRSRVHAELAAAAYDPIEALRQQALRTARPDAAVAADLAAAADRCAQRGAERTAAELYLLAADRCPPERSADRLDWLVTAARTAITGGSPALAGRAAEAVLVADAPAGHRVRARLVLLDLAGQALAEMGETFAAALAEAGDDPVLAAPVRLRLTWAAFLVGDLDGGADEARRAEEAARLSGDLTIEAMALTMQAQLQRVRGEDRWQDTLDRALALPAPPAPDWLHYGPHYMAARFALFDDRLDEARAELLRLLAVAEHDRVGEARVEVLRSLSEVATRAGRCQEALRYAHRAVRAAQEAGLSPGPTWYTAAVAELAGGSLDAAAGFARRGIRSSQQEGDSLYLRRLLHALGQAQVRAGDTRAGVVTLRQLRDQEAEAGSSDPMIVRWRADLAAALASLGEHAEAATTLALAKAAAERLGSTPALSGYLHRAAAIVNSESGQADTAADLANAAARHFELLRQPVEQAHALLVVAGAERRRRRYAAARQAIGEASTLFRTAEARPWLLEAERALARTEGTPDQGLTSTELRIAGMVRDGASNREIATRLYLSVKTVEATLTRVYRKLGVRSRTQLLSALPVGAPAIPVGEITNPS; from the coding sequence GTGCCCTCTCTGCACGGCCGGGAGGCCCTGCTCACGGCCATCGACGCCAGGCTTTCCGCCGGCGGCGGGGTCGTTCTGCAGGGCCCGCCCGGCATCGGCCGCACCGCCCTGCTCGACGCCGTCGCCGACCAGGCCGCGGCGCGCGGGGAACTGGTCCTCCGGCTGCGCCCGGCCCGCGGCGAGCGCGTCCTGGCCTACGCCGGGGTCGCCGACCTGCTCCGCCAGGTCCCGCCCGAGGCGATCGCCGCCCTGGCCCCCGCGCCACGGCACTCGCTCGCCGCGCTGCGACAGGGCCGGCCGTCCCGCACCGGTGTGCCGGCCCTGGCCCGGCGGCTCGTCCTGCCCGAGCTGCTCGCCCACTGCGCGCGGCCCGGCCCGGTGCTGATCGTCCTCGACGACGCCCAGTGGCTCGACCCCGAGTCGGCCGAGCTGATCAGCTTCGCCATGCGACGACGACCGGGCGCCCGGGTCCGGATGCTCGCCGCCGAGCGCCGCCCCGGCCCGTCCCGCGCCATCCGGCTCTGCCCGGCCCCGGCGATCGAACTGGCCGTCCCGCCGCTGTCGCCGGACGACCTGACCGCCCTGCTCGAATCGCGGGGGCTGCCCTGCCGTACGGCCAGCCAGCTGCACCGGGCCAGCGGCGGCAACCCGTTCCTCGCCCTGGAACTGGGCGGCGCCGTCGCCCGCGGACCGTCCTGGCGACCGGCCCCCCTGCCCGAGACGGTCCGCGAGATGGCCCGCGAACGTCTCGCCCTGATGCCCGCCGACGTGGCCGAGACCCTGCTCACCGCGGCACTGGCGACCGAGCCGACGATCGGGCTGATGCTGCGCGCCGGCCGCGACGACGCCGCCCGTGAGCTGCGGGTCGCCGTCGCCGCCGGGGTGGTCGAGGTGTCCGGGGAGCGGATCCGGTTCACGCCGCCGATGCTCGCCCAGGTGCTCGCCGAGGAGACACCGGCGGCCGACCGGAGTCGCGTTCACGCCGAGCTCGCCGCGGCCGCGTACGACCCGATCGAAGCCCTTCGCCAGCAGGCGCTGCGGACCGCCCGCCCGGACGCCGCGGTGGCCGCCGATCTCGCCGCCGCGGCCGATCGCTGCGCGCAGCGCGGCGCCGAACGCACCGCCGCCGAGCTGTACCTGCTGGCTGCCGACCGCTGCCCGCCGGAGAGGTCCGCCGACCGCCTGGACTGGCTGGTCACCGCCGCCCGCACGGCCATCACCGGTGGCTCACCGGCGCTGGCCGGCCGGGCCGCCGAAGCCGTCCTGGTCGCCGACGCGCCCGCCGGCCACCGGGTGCGGGCCCGGCTGGTGCTGCTCGACCTGGCCGGTCAGGCACTCGCCGAGATGGGCGAGACGTTCGCCGCCGCGCTCGCCGAGGCGGGCGACGACCCGGTGCTCGCGGCGCCGGTCCGGCTGCGGCTGACCTGGGCCGCGTTCCTGGTCGGCGACCTGGACGGCGGTGCCGACGAGGCTCGCCGCGCCGAGGAGGCCGCCCGGCTCAGCGGTGATCTCACCATCGAGGCGATGGCGTTGACCATGCAGGCGCAGCTCCAGCGGGTCCGAGGTGAGGACCGCTGGCAGGACACCCTGGACCGGGCGCTGGCGCTGCCCGCTCCGCCGGCGCCGGACTGGCTGCACTACGGCCCGCACTACATGGCCGCCCGGTTCGCGCTCTTCGACGACCGGCTCGACGAGGCCCGCGCGGAGCTGCTGCGGTTGCTCGCGGTCGCCGAACACGACCGGGTCGGCGAGGCCCGGGTCGAGGTGCTGCGCAGCCTCTCCGAGGTGGCCACCAGGGCGGGGCGGTGCCAGGAGGCTCTGCGGTACGCCCACCGCGCGGTCCGGGCGGCGCAGGAGGCGGGCCTCAGTCCCGGGCCGACCTGGTACACCGCGGCGGTCGCCGAACTGGCGGGCGGCAGCCTGGACGCGGCCGCCGGATTCGCCCGGCGCGGCATCAGGTCGTCGCAGCAGGAGGGCGACAGTCTGTATCTGCGTCGGCTGCTGCACGCCCTCGGCCAGGCACAGGTCCGGGCCGGTGACACCCGGGCCGGGGTGGTCACCCTGCGGCAGCTGCGCGACCAGGAGGCGGAGGCGGGCAGCTCGGACCCGATGATCGTGCGGTGGCGCGCCGACCTCGCCGCGGCGCTCGCGTCCCTCGGTGAACACGCCGAGGCGGCGACCACGTTGGCGCTGGCCAAGGCGGCCGCCGAGCGGCTGGGCAGCACGCCGGCGCTCAGTGGTTATCTGCACCGGGCCGCGGCGATCGTCAACTCCGAATCCGGGCAGGCCGACACCGCCGCCGATCTGGCCAACGCGGCGGCCCGGCACTTCGAGCTGCTCCGGCAGCCCGTCGAACAGGCCCACGCCCTGCTGGTGGTGGCCGGTGCCGAACGCCGGCGGCGACGCTACGCGGCCGCCCGGCAGGCGATCGGAGAGGCTTCGACCCTGTTTCGTACGGCCGAAGCCCGCCCATGGCTACTCGAGGCGGAGCGGGCGCTGGCGCGTACCGAAGGCACCCCCGACCAGGGCCTGACGTCGACCGAACTGCGGATCGCCGGGATGGTCCGGGACGGCGCCAGTAACCGGGAGATCGCCACCCGCCTGTACCTGAGCGTCAAGACCGTCGAGGCCACGCTGACCCGGGTTTACCGCAAGCTGGGTGTTCGCTCCCGGACCCAGCTGCTGTCGGCCCTACCGGTCGGTGCCCCGGCTATTCCCGTGGGCGAGATCACCAACCCGTCCTGA
- a CDS encoding ABC transporter ATP-binding protein — protein MNKPVLQVTDLKKIYGQGEATVHALRGVSATVHRGDYVAIMGSSGSGKSTLMNILGALDIPTSGQYLLDGVDVSKLSDGQLALARNRLIGFIFQSFNLIPRTTAVANVELPLAYAGVKPKERRRRAMEALDVVGLADRGGHEPNQLSGGQQQRVAVARALVTEPALLLADEPTGNLDSKSTDDVLQVFDDLSTAGRTIVIITHEDEVGARAKRLIRLVDGSIVTDVRQSPIHLPPVGAHHKVQGRAMVGGRHTL, from the coding sequence ATGAACAAGCCGGTCCTGCAGGTCACCGACCTGAAGAAGATCTACGGCCAGGGCGAGGCGACCGTGCACGCGCTGCGCGGGGTGTCCGCCACCGTGCACCGCGGCGACTACGTGGCCATCATGGGTTCGTCCGGTTCCGGCAAGTCGACCCTGATGAACATCCTCGGCGCGCTCGACATCCCCACCTCCGGGCAGTACCTGCTGGACGGCGTGGACGTGAGCAAGCTGTCCGACGGGCAGTTGGCGCTCGCCCGGAACCGGCTCATCGGGTTCATCTTCCAGTCGTTCAACCTCATCCCGCGTACGACCGCGGTGGCCAACGTGGAGCTGCCGCTGGCGTACGCCGGGGTGAAGCCGAAGGAGCGCCGTCGGCGCGCCATGGAGGCCCTCGACGTGGTCGGCCTGGCCGACCGTGGCGGCCACGAGCCCAACCAGCTCTCCGGCGGCCAGCAGCAGCGTGTCGCGGTGGCCCGGGCCCTGGTCACCGAACCGGCCCTGCTGCTCGCCGACGAACCGACCGGCAACCTGGACTCCAAGTCGACCGACGACGTGCTGCAGGTCTTCGACGACCTGAGCACGGCCGGCCGGACCATCGTGATCATCACGCACGAGGACGAGGTCGGCGCCCGCGCCAAGCGGCTGATCCGCCTGGTCGACGGCTCGATCGTCACCGACGTACGGCAGTCCCCGATCCACCTGCCCCCGGTCGGGGCCCATCACAAGGTGCAGGGCCGGGCGATGGTGGGAGGGCGTCACACACTGTGA